Proteins co-encoded in one Papaver somniferum cultivar HN1 chromosome 5, ASM357369v1, whole genome shotgun sequence genomic window:
- the LOC113279796 gene encoding uncharacterized protein At4g13200, chloroplastic-like → MDNLMYLSRYNEISFAGDSGSKSVLDAFFLGKALAEAINERVESTLGELLSTVGRLQAEQQKQVQDFQEEVLERAKSAKEKAAREAMEAQGNIPSKSTESPEVVEVEISPSSSSEQVNNTYNSDPIIGMMINDD, encoded by the exons ATGGATAATTTGATGTATTTGTCCCGTTACAATGAAATATCTTTTGCAGGGGACAGTGGTAGCAAGAGCGTACTAGATGCCTTTTTCTTGGGCAAGGCGCTAGCGGAAGCTATTAACGAGCGTGTTGAATCTACATTGGGAGAGTTGTTGAGTACAGTCGGCAGGTTGCAAGCCGAGCAACAAAAGCAAGTTCAAGATTTTCAG GAGGAAGTGTTAGAAAGGGCCAAAAGCGCAAAAGAAAAAGCAGCACGAGAAGCTATGGAGGCACAAGGGAACATACCTAGTAAGTCGACCGAATCTCCTGAGGTGGTGGAAGTAGAAATCTCCCCTTCATCATCGTCTGAGCAAGTTAATAACACTTACAACAGCGATCCAATTATAGGGATGATGATAAATGATGATTAA